The following proteins are encoded in a genomic region of Burkholderia cepacia:
- a CDS encoding GNAT family N-acetyltransferase produces MTEPITIRRVSGDEVTTFIDALSDVLIDCVEGGASVSFMSPISRDTAARFWRQVADGVIRGERILLVAERADGRVVGTVQLITALPENQPHRADVAKMLVHRDARRQGVGARLMAAADDAARAAGKAVLLLDTVTGSDAARLYERAGWQRVGDVPNYALMPDGRYCATTFFHKQLA; encoded by the coding sequence ATGACCGAACCGATCACCATCCGGCGCGTGAGCGGCGACGAGGTGACGACCTTTATCGACGCGTTGTCCGACGTGCTCATCGACTGCGTCGAGGGCGGCGCATCCGTCAGCTTCATGTCGCCGATCTCGCGGGATACCGCCGCGCGGTTCTGGCGGCAGGTCGCCGACGGCGTTATTCGCGGCGAGCGAATCCTGCTCGTTGCGGAGCGCGCTGACGGCCGCGTCGTCGGCACCGTGCAACTGATCACCGCATTGCCCGAAAACCAGCCGCATCGCGCCGACGTCGCGAAGATGCTGGTCCATCGCGACGCGAGACGCCAGGGCGTCGGCGCGCGCCTGATGGCCGCGGCGGATGATGCGGCGAGGGCGGCCGGCAAGGCCGTTCTCTTGCTCGACACGGTGACCGGCAGCGATGCCGCGAGACTGTATGAGCGGGCGGGGTGGCAACGGGTCGGGGACGTGCCAAACTACGCGCTGATGCCGGACGGCAGGTATTGCGCGACGACCTTCTTTCACAAGCAACTGGCTTAG
- a CDS encoding SWIM zinc finger family protein, whose protein sequence is MQLTEQQVLALAPDSGSASNGKKLAQPKQWPLLGRNARAIWGECQGSGKNPYQVRVDLADFASKCSCPSFKFPCKHALGLLVLAANQPDAVAESDEPEWVAGWLDKRADNAAKKEARASAKADAPVDEAAQQKRAEKRDQRVRDGLAALQVWLEDLVRNGLARLPAEGPGFWEQAAARLVDAQASGLAARVRALADLPGSRPDWPELLLAELGRLSLAVRAHERIEQLDPSLQQQLRQLIGYSLREDEVLAHGDTQQDCWQVIGQHVDADERVRVQRSWLIGTRSGRHALLLQFAAGNQPFAASWLPGTAFEGELAFWPGAGSLRAMLKGVATPAAAPGAFPLARTHRQLLDAAASLLALNPWHERMATVLDACVPAFENGQWQVVGADGDALPLAGRDQWLWAAIAGGAPHAVAVEWDGQAVRPLGLYADGRYQVLTGVQ, encoded by the coding sequence ATGCAGCTAACCGAACAGCAGGTCCTTGCACTTGCGCCCGACAGCGGGTCGGCCTCGAACGGCAAGAAACTCGCTCAGCCGAAACAATGGCCGCTCCTCGGGCGCAACGCCCGGGCAATCTGGGGCGAATGCCAGGGCAGCGGCAAGAATCCCTATCAGGTGCGCGTGGACCTGGCCGACTTCGCCAGCAAGTGCTCGTGTCCCAGCTTCAAGTTCCCCTGCAAGCATGCGCTCGGCCTGCTGGTGCTGGCCGCCAACCAGCCGGACGCCGTTGCCGAATCGGACGAGCCGGAATGGGTTGCCGGCTGGCTCGACAAGCGCGCCGACAATGCCGCGAAAAAAGAGGCGCGCGCGTCCGCCAAGGCGGACGCGCCCGTCGACGAGGCGGCCCAGCAGAAGCGGGCGGAGAAGCGCGACCAGCGCGTGCGCGACGGCCTGGCGGCGCTGCAGGTGTGGCTCGAGGATCTGGTCCGCAACGGCCTGGCGCGCCTGCCCGCTGAAGGGCCCGGCTTCTGGGAGCAGGCGGCGGCACGCCTGGTCGATGCGCAGGCGAGCGGCCTGGCCGCGCGCGTGCGGGCGCTGGCCGATCTGCCCGGCAGTCGTCCCGACTGGCCGGAACTTCTGCTGGCCGAACTGGGCCGCCTGTCGTTGGCCGTGCGCGCGCATGAACGCATCGAGCAGCTCGATCCGTCGTTGCAACAGCAACTGCGCCAGCTGATCGGCTATTCGCTGCGGGAAGACGAGGTGCTGGCGCACGGCGACACGCAACAGGACTGCTGGCAGGTGATCGGCCAGCACGTCGATGCCGACGAGCGGGTGCGCGTGCAGCGCAGCTGGTTGATCGGCACGCGCAGCGGGCGTCATGCGCTGCTGCTGCAGTTCGCCGCGGGCAACCAGCCGTTTGCCGCATCGTGGCTGCCCGGCACCGCGTTCGAAGGCGAGCTGGCGTTCTGGCCGGGCGCCGGTTCGCTGCGTGCGATGCTCAAGGGCGTCGCGACGCCCGCGGCTGCGCCCGGCGCGTTTCCGTTGGCCCGCACGCATCGGCAGCTGCTCGATGCGGCTGCCTCGCTGCTGGCGCTCAACCCATGGCACGAGCGCATGGCGACCGTGCTCGACGCGTGCGTGCCCGCGTTCGAGAACGGGCAGTGGCAGGTGGTCGGCGCCGATGGCGATGCGCTGCCGCTGGCCGGGCGCGATCAGTGGCTGTGGGCCGCGATCGCCGGCGGCGCGCCGCACGCGGTCGCCGTGGAATGGGACGGGCAGGCGGTGCGTCCGCTGGGCCTGTATGCGGACGGGCGGTATCAGGTCCTGACGGGAGTGCAGTGA
- a CDS encoding DUF5691 domain-containing protein — translation MQALVRTALIGTANVSADVSTIAEIDGQLPAAASPERRLLWQAGCMAVYGAAGRVPVSATAQPAAEPDPVPETPVTLTPILTSAIAGELGGLAEWLVARMTRANWRLPHALLPSVFARPARLDVWWPVIGRRGHWLASQHPEWQALLAARQAPADDDATLLQAWDEGDTAARVRALTALRRRDAARARDALNAVLPKEKAEQRQAFVAVLQHGLSSADEPMLERLLDDRSQAVRQSAAELLLRLPESALVKRMEARADACVRWQPVGAASGAVSRLVAMLGKRAEPVLQLEVPAELPKDWERDGVAAKPPPGEGQRAFWLRQLVAAIAPARWSASAATTPDGALNVMAAHEWADALLAGCAAAACRHGDADWAEPLLRRALADANVLHPYQERLWQVVRADARVEMVCRQLTLGNRYVARRGLEAMSAPWPNAVVSAVASAALDAWRARREAGDTRQHDDVTGLIELALLRVQDADLAVLDPVVDVYAGSLSAAPADAIFNLDRARGIVALAHARRTFIKEMPL, via the coding sequence ATGCAGGCGCTGGTTCGCACCGCCCTGATCGGCACCGCAAACGTGAGTGCGGATGTCTCGACGATTGCCGAAATCGACGGGCAACTGCCCGCCGCCGCCAGCCCGGAACGACGCCTGCTGTGGCAGGCGGGCTGCATGGCCGTCTACGGCGCTGCCGGCCGCGTGCCGGTTTCGGCCACGGCGCAACCGGCAGCCGAGCCGGACCCGGTGCCGGAAACGCCGGTCACGTTGACGCCCATCCTGACGTCGGCCATTGCGGGCGAGCTGGGCGGCCTGGCCGAATGGCTGGTGGCGCGCATGACGCGCGCGAACTGGCGCCTTCCGCATGCGCTGCTGCCGTCCGTGTTCGCGAGACCGGCACGGTTGGACGTGTGGTGGCCCGTCATCGGGCGGCGCGGGCATTGGCTGGCCTCGCAGCATCCCGAGTGGCAGGCGCTGCTGGCCGCCAGACAGGCCCCGGCCGACGACGACGCGACCTTGCTGCAAGCGTGGGACGAGGGCGACACGGCGGCGCGCGTGCGCGCGCTGACTGCGCTGCGTCGCCGCGATGCGGCCCGCGCGCGCGATGCGTTGAACGCCGTGCTGCCGAAGGAAAAGGCCGAGCAGCGTCAGGCGTTCGTGGCGGTCTTGCAGCACGGCTTGTCGTCGGCCGATGAACCGATGCTGGAGCGCCTGCTGGACGACCGCAGCCAGGCGGTGCGCCAGAGTGCCGCCGAACTGCTGCTGCGGCTGCCCGAATCGGCGCTGGTCAAGCGCATGGAAGCGCGTGCCGACGCTTGCGTGCGCTGGCAGCCCGTCGGGGCGGCAAGCGGCGCCGTGTCGCGGCTGGTCGCGATGCTCGGCAAACGCGCCGAGCCGGTCCTTCAGCTCGAGGTGCCTGCCGAATTGCCCAAGGACTGGGAGCGGGACGGCGTCGCCGCCAAGCCGCCGCCGGGCGAAGGTCAGCGTGCGTTCTGGCTGCGCCAGCTGGTTGCGGCGATTGCGCCCGCGCGCTGGTCCGCGTCGGCGGCGACGACGCCTGACGGCGCACTGAACGTGATGGCAGCGCACGAATGGGCCGACGCGCTGCTGGCCGGCTGTGCCGCTGCCGCTTGCCGCCACGGCGACGCCGATTGGGCCGAACCGCTGCTCCGTCGCGCGCTGGCCGATGCCAACGTGCTGCATCCGTACCAGGAACGCCTGTGGCAAGTGGTGCGCGCGGACGCGCGTGTCGAGATGGTGTGCCGCCAGTTGACCCTCGGCAATCGGTACGTGGCCCGCCGCGGCCTGGAGGCGATGTCCGCACCGTGGCCGAACGCGGTGGTCAGCGCCGTCGCCAGCGCGGCGCTCGATGCTTGGCGCGCCCGGCGTGAAGCCGGCGACACCCGACAGCACGACGACGTGACCGGCCTGATCGAGCTGGCGCTCCTGCGCGTGCAGGACGCTGACCTCGCCGTGCTCGACCCGGTCGTCGACGTGTACGCCGGTAGCCTTTCGGCAGCGCCCGCCGACGCGATTTTCAATCTCGACCGCGCGAGGGGCATCGTCGCCCTCGCGCATGCAAGACGAACCTTCATCAAGGAGATGCCGCTATGA
- a CDS encoding ATP-binding protein, translated as MTANLNTVLRKHAEVQYAEELAELARHDQRQRPANWKLSPWAVKTYLLGGKLDNGFEVTPKYIGSGRLIEIAVATLATDRALLLYGVPGTAKSWVSEHLAAAISGDSTLLIQGTAGTDETALRYGWNYARLLAEGPTEQALVPSPMLNAMRDGKLARLEEMTRVPSEVQDTLITLLSEKTLPVPELGIEVQAQRGFNVIATANNRDRGVNEMSSALMRRFNTVILPTPDSFDEEVAIVSRRVEELGRALELPAEKPALEEVRRVVAVFRELRSGLTEDGKTKLKSPSGTLSTAEAISVLGHGMAVAGYYSDGVLRAADLAAGLTGAIVKDPVQDKLVWMEYLKTVVKERDDWKDFYRACMDVA; from the coding sequence ATGACGGCCAACCTCAACACCGTGCTGCGCAAACACGCCGAAGTGCAATATGCGGAGGAACTGGCCGAACTGGCGCGGCACGACCAGCGCCAGCGGCCGGCCAACTGGAAGCTGTCGCCGTGGGCGGTGAAGACCTACCTGCTCGGCGGCAAGCTGGACAACGGTTTCGAGGTCACGCCCAAGTACATCGGCAGCGGCCGGCTGATCGAGATCGCCGTGGCGACGCTGGCTACCGACCGTGCGTTGCTGCTGTACGGCGTGCCGGGCACGGCCAAGAGCTGGGTGTCGGAACACCTCGCCGCCGCGATCAGCGGCGACTCGACCTTGCTGATTCAGGGGACGGCCGGCACGGACGAGACGGCCCTGCGCTACGGCTGGAACTACGCGCGCCTGCTGGCGGAAGGCCCGACGGAACAGGCGCTGGTGCCGAGCCCGATGCTCAACGCGATGCGCGACGGCAAGCTCGCGCGGCTGGAAGAAATGACGCGCGTGCCGAGCGAAGTGCAGGACACGCTGATCACGCTGCTGTCGGAGAAGACCCTGCCGGTGCCCGAGCTGGGCATCGAGGTACAGGCGCAGCGCGGCTTCAACGTGATCGCGACGGCCAACAACCGCGACCGCGGCGTGAACGAAATGTCGTCGGCGCTGATGCGCCGCTTCAACACGGTGATCCTCCCCACGCCGGACAGCTTCGACGAGGAAGTCGCCATCGTCAGCCGCCGCGTGGAGGAACTGGGCCGCGCACTCGAACTGCCGGCCGAGAAGCCGGCGCTCGAAGAAGTGCGACGCGTCGTGGCCGTGTTCCGCGAGCTGCGCAGCGGCCTGACCGAAGACGGCAAGACCAAGCTGAAATCTCCCAGCGGCACGCTGTCCACCGCCGAGGCGATTTCGGTGCTGGGGCACGGCATGGCCGTGGCCGGCTACTACAGCGACGGCGTGCTGCGCGCCGCCGATCTCGCCGCCGGCCTGACCGGCGCGATCGTCAAGGACCCCGTGCAGGACAAGCTCGTGTGGATGGAGTACCTGAAGACGGTCGTCAAGGAGCGCGACGACTGGAAGGACTTCTACCGCGCCTGCATGGACGTCGCCTGA
- a CDS encoding DUF5682 family protein: MAVRYYGIRHHGPGCARALQAALAAQQPDIVLLEGPPEADGIVALAADAGMVPPVALLIYPNDAPRLGVFYPFAEFSPEWQAIRHACAQGIPLWFIDLPAMHGFAETLAREQEAEAREAAPDDAGTLDLADTSGEQARDADALVSWRMDPIGELSRAAGFDDHELWWEVEIEQRRDAGELFAAIEEAMTALREHAPAPELRDARREAHMHTRIREAQKRGYENLAVVCGAWHVPALVGPATVKDDAALLKGLPRTKVEATWVPWSDDRLAYASGYGAGVESPGWYRHLWQSPDRAGLRWVAEGARLMRDEGLDASSASVIETVRLADALAAMRDLPLPGLAEQREAMLTVLCHGQPEPLDIIRRKLEVGERLGAVPDSAAAAPLQRDLEAQQKRLRLKPTTEIRNLDLDLREDGGRERSLLLHRLGLIDVRWGTLLGDANRTGTFRESWQLRWNPEMVVALIGSSRYGNTIEDAATHKLCERAQAAAELPALTAMLDQAVLARLPKAVAVLLACVQTQAAVAADLTHLMAALPPLARVARYGDVRGTDVDALRPIVEGLVERIVVGLAAAARHVDEPMAMALLGHMDEVQAALDTLDAAELLGDWLSCLVALTGDDAVAPAVRGFALRQAFDRRRLDADELARQAGLALAAATPPAESTGWLTGLLRGSGLLLLQQDALWRVIDGWLSGLDDQVFMERLPLLRRAFADFQPAERREMGSKVKHMDAPPAAASVSVDIDPERAARVLPVLAAILGN, from the coding sequence ATGGCCGTGCGCTACTACGGCATCCGCCACCACGGCCCCGGCTGCGCGCGGGCGCTGCAGGCGGCGCTGGCGGCGCAGCAGCCCGACATCGTGCTGCTCGAAGGCCCGCCCGAAGCGGACGGGATCGTCGCGCTCGCGGCCGACGCGGGCATGGTGCCGCCCGTCGCGCTGCTGATCTACCCGAACGACGCGCCTCGCCTCGGCGTGTTCTACCCGTTCGCCGAGTTCTCGCCAGAATGGCAGGCGATCCGCCACGCGTGCGCGCAAGGCATCCCGCTCTGGTTCATCGACCTGCCCGCGATGCACGGCTTCGCCGAAACGCTGGCGCGCGAGCAGGAGGCGGAGGCGCGCGAGGCTGCGCCCGACGATGCGGGAACGCTCGATCTCGCGGATACGAGCGGCGAGCAGGCCCGCGACGCGGACGCGCTGGTTTCATGGCGCATGGACCCGATCGGCGAACTGTCGCGCGCGGCCGGGTTCGACGACCACGAGCTGTGGTGGGAGGTCGAGATCGAGCAACGGCGCGACGCGGGCGAGCTGTTCGCGGCCATCGAGGAAGCGATGACCGCGTTGCGCGAACACGCGCCTGCGCCGGAACTTCGCGATGCGCGTCGCGAAGCCCACATGCACACGCGCATCCGCGAAGCGCAGAAGCGCGGCTACGAGAACCTTGCCGTCGTGTGCGGCGCGTGGCACGTCCCCGCGCTGGTCGGGCCCGCGACCGTCAAGGACGACGCGGCGCTGCTCAAGGGGCTGCCCAGGACGAAGGTGGAGGCGACCTGGGTGCCCTGGAGCGACGACCGCCTGGCCTATGCGAGCGGCTACGGCGCGGGTGTCGAATCGCCGGGCTGGTACCGGCATCTGTGGCAAAGCCCGGACCGCGCCGGCCTGCGCTGGGTCGCCGAAGGCGCGCGGCTGATGCGCGACGAGGGGCTGGATGCGTCGTCCGCGAGCGTGATCGAGACGGTGCGTCTCGCCGACGCGCTCGCGGCCATGCGCGACCTGCCGCTGCCGGGCCTGGCCGAGCAGCGCGAAGCGATGCTCACGGTGCTGTGCCACGGCCAGCCGGAGCCGCTGGACATCATCCGTCGCAAGCTCGAGGTCGGCGAGCGGCTCGGCGCGGTGCCCGACTCGGCCGCCGCCGCGCCGCTGCAGCGCGACCTGGAGGCGCAGCAAAAGCGCCTGCGCCTGAAGCCCACGACGGAGATCAGGAACCTCGACCTCGATTTGCGCGAGGACGGCGGCCGCGAGCGCAGCCTGTTGCTGCACCGGCTCGGGCTGATCGACGTGCGCTGGGGGACGCTGCTGGGCGACGCCAATCGCACGGGCACGTTCCGGGAATCCTGGCAACTGCGCTGGAATCCCGAAATGGTGGTCGCGCTGATCGGGTCCAGCCGCTACGGCAACACGATCGAGGACGCCGCGACCCACAAGCTGTGCGAACGCGCGCAGGCGGCCGCCGAGCTGCCGGCGCTGACCGCGATGCTCGACCAGGCCGTGCTGGCCCGGCTGCCGAAGGCGGTGGCGGTGCTGCTCGCCTGCGTGCAGACCCAGGCGGCCGTCGCCGCCGACCTGACGCACCTGATGGCCGCGCTGCCGCCGCTGGCTCGCGTGGCGCGCTATGGCGACGTGCGCGGCACGGACGTCGACGCGTTGCGGCCGATCGTGGAGGGCCTGGTCGAGCGCATCGTCGTGGGCCTTGCCGCGGCGGCGCGCCACGTCGACGAGCCGATGGCGATGGCGCTGCTTGGCCATATGGACGAGGTGCAGGCCGCGCTCGATACGCTCGACGCCGCCGAACTGCTCGGCGACTGGTTGAGCTGCCTCGTGGCCCTGACCGGTGACGACGCGGTCGCGCCCGCCGTGCGCGGTTTCGCGCTGCGCCAGGCGTTCGATCGCCGGCGTCTGGATGCCGACGAACTGGCGCGACAGGCCGGCCTCGCGCTGGCCGCCGCGACGCCGCCGGCGGAATCGACGGGCTGGCTCACCGGCCTGTTGCGCGGCAGCGGCTTGTTGCTGCTGCAGCAGGACGCGCTGTGGCGCGTGATCGACGGCTGGCTGAGCGGGCTCGACGATCAGGTGTTCATGGAGCGCCTGCCGCTGTTGCGCCGCGCGTTCGCCGATTTCCAGCCGGCCGAGCGGCGCGAAATGGGCAGCAAGGTGAAGCACATGGATGCGCCGCCGGCGGCGGCGAGCGTGTCCGTCGACATCGACCCCGAGCGGGCGGCGCGGGTGCTGCCCGTGCTGGCGGCCATTCTGGGCAACTGA
- a CDS encoding vWA domain-containing protein, which translates to MSKDSPIETDRMTRWRLVLGSDAQNSCGVSLDDTLTRADKALDDLYGGERKGGLNASTPNVARWLGDIREFFPAPVVQVMQQDALERLNLRQMLLEPELLEAIEPDVHLVASLMSLSRVLPAKTRDTARRVVRKVVDELERRLKEPMRQAIAGSLNRAERNYRPRPNEIDWHRTIRANLSRYAPERRTVIAEKRVGYARKRSALRDVVLCVDQSGSMAASVVYAGIFAAVMASLRAVRTRMVVFDTNVVDLTDEAGDPVDLLFGVQLGGGTDINRALGYCQQIIDRPERTIMILITDLYEGGNRHEMLQRAAALKHAGVNVICLLALADNGAPGYDHQNAARFAALDIPAFACTPDQFPALMSAAILKQDVNLWAARQGFVTNRAA; encoded by the coding sequence ATGAGCAAGGATTCCCCGATCGAAACCGACCGCATGACGCGCTGGCGACTGGTGCTGGGCAGCGACGCGCAAAACAGTTGCGGCGTCAGCCTCGACGACACGCTGACGCGCGCCGACAAGGCGCTGGACGACCTGTACGGCGGCGAGCGCAAGGGCGGGCTGAACGCCAGCACGCCCAATGTGGCGCGCTGGCTCGGCGATATCCGCGAGTTCTTTCCCGCGCCGGTCGTGCAGGTGATGCAGCAGGACGCGCTGGAGCGGCTGAACCTGCGCCAGATGCTGCTGGAGCCCGAGCTGCTCGAAGCGATCGAGCCCGACGTTCACCTCGTTGCCAGCCTGATGTCGCTGTCGCGCGTGTTGCCGGCCAAGACGCGCGACACGGCCAGGCGCGTCGTGCGCAAGGTGGTCGACGAGCTGGAGCGCCGGCTCAAGGAGCCGATGCGCCAGGCGATCGCCGGCAGCCTCAACCGCGCGGAGCGCAACTATCGGCCGCGCCCGAACGAGATCGACTGGCATCGCACCATCCGCGCGAACCTGAGCCGCTATGCGCCCGAGCGGCGCACCGTGATCGCGGAGAAACGGGTCGGCTACGCGCGCAAGCGCTCGGCGCTGCGCGACGTCGTGCTGTGCGTGGACCAGAGCGGCTCGATGGCGGCGTCCGTCGTCTATGCGGGCATCTTCGCGGCCGTGATGGCGTCGCTGCGCGCGGTGCGCACGCGCATGGTCGTGTTCGATACCAACGTCGTCGACCTGACCGACGAAGCGGGCGATCCGGTCGACCTGCTGTTCGGCGTGCAACTGGGCGGCGGCACCGACATCAACCGCGCGCTCGGCTACTGTCAGCAGATCATCGATCGGCCCGAGCGCACGATCATGATCCTGATCACCGACCTGTACGAAGGCGGCAACCGCCACGAGATGCTGCAGCGCGCGGCCGCGCTCAAGCATGCCGGCGTCAATGTGATCTGCCTGCTGGCGCTCGCCGACAACGGCGCGCCCGGCTACGATCACCAGAACGCCGCCCGGTTCGCCGCGCTCGACATTCCCGCCTTCGCGTGTACGCCGGACCAGTTTCCCGCGCTGATGTCCGCCGCCATCCTGAAACAGGACGTCAACCTGTGGGCGGCCAGGCAGGGTTTCGTGACCAACCGGGCCGCGTAA
- a CDS encoding fused MFS/spermidine synthase yields the protein MPPIDSPFLGIRAAHSNAGADVPVIVESEHLVSLCFDGRGMQSTMLRVAPDALALGYTRTMMGFLLLQPAPAHIGMIGLGGGSLTKYCRRHLPDAHITVIEINPDVIALRDRFCIPPDDERLSVVCADAAQVMSTTTQTFDALLLDGFNAHGLPAELAGAAFYAACRARLNDDGVLVANLLHGDPRLGDALTALRDTFGPSAALAPAEDSAENLIVFAWTSDARLPSLETLMARAARHAGRHSVDLVEAAVRIELGASYDWTRLGACVAP from the coding sequence ATGCCGCCCATCGATTCGCCGTTCCTGGGGATTCGCGCCGCTCACTCAAACGCTGGCGCGGATGTGCCGGTGATCGTGGAATCCGAGCACCTCGTCTCGCTGTGCTTCGACGGTCGCGGCATGCAAAGCACCATGCTGCGCGTCGCCCCCGATGCGCTCGCACTCGGCTACACGCGCACGATGATGGGCTTCCTGCTGCTGCAGCCCGCTCCGGCGCACATCGGCATGATCGGGCTCGGCGGCGGCTCGCTGACGAAGTATTGCCGTCGGCATCTGCCGGACGCGCACATCACCGTCATCGAGATCAATCCGGACGTGATCGCGCTGCGTGACCGATTCTGCATCCCGCCCGACGACGAGCGGCTGTCGGTGGTCTGCGCGGACGCCGCGCAGGTCATGTCGACGACCACGCAGACCTTCGACGCGCTGCTGCTGGACGGCTTCAATGCGCACGGCCTTCCCGCCGAACTCGCCGGCGCGGCCTTCTACGCGGCGTGCCGCGCGCGGCTGAATGACGACGGCGTGCTGGTCGCCAACCTGCTGCATGGCGATCCGCGACTCGGCGACGCGCTCACCGCGCTGCGCGATACGTTCGGCCCCTCGGCCGCACTGGCCCCGGCCGAAGACAGCGCGGAGAACCTCATCGTTTTCGCGTGGACGAGCGATGCCCGGTTGCCGTCGCTCGAGACGCTGATGGCCCGCGCGGCTCGTCACGCCGGGCGGCACAGCGTCGATCTCGTCGAAGCGGCCGTGCGCATCGAGCTCGGCGCCAGCTACGACTGGACGCGCCTGGGCGCCTGCGTTGCCCCCTGA
- a CDS encoding HPr family phosphocarrier protein — MPGLSDALPDRHGALPPTTLEQTNTVATVVHLQVGSGWNRNRAYAAQDALVDMARGFESDILLIANGRRGNAKDGMAIASLQVHGGTSAQVLAAGPDEEAALRALLPLLQEG; from the coding sequence GTGCCGGGCCTTTCTGACGCGCTGCCAGATCGACACGGCGCACTGCCCCCAACGACCCTAGAGCAAACCAATACCGTGGCCACCGTTGTGCACTTACAAGTCGGTTCCGGCTGGAATCGAAATCGCGCATACGCCGCTCAAGACGCGCTCGTCGACATGGCGCGCGGCTTCGAAAGCGACATCCTGCTGATCGCGAACGGGCGCCGCGGCAATGCGAAGGACGGCATGGCGATCGCATCGTTGCAGGTGCACGGCGGCACGTCCGCTCAAGTGCTGGCCGCCGGCCCGGATGAAGAAGCCGCGCTTCGGGCGCTGTTGCCGTTGCTGCAGGAGGGGTGA
- a CDS encoding zinc ribbon domain-containing protein YjdM — translation MNAAPACPQCAMENTYPDGTLTVCADCGHEWSAGAGAETGDEPAGDVVKDANGNVLSDGDSVVLIKDLRVKGSSITLKMGTKVKSIRLVGGDHEVDCKTDMGGFMLKACYLKKV, via the coding sequence ATGAACGCCGCCCCCGCCTGCCCGCAATGCGCGATGGAAAACACTTACCCGGACGGCACGCTGACCGTATGCGCGGACTGCGGCCATGAATGGTCGGCCGGCGCCGGCGCCGAAACCGGCGACGAGCCGGCCGGCGACGTCGTCAAGGACGCGAACGGCAACGTGCTGTCGGATGGCGATTCGGTCGTGCTGATCAAGGACTTGCGCGTGAAGGGCTCGTCGATCACGCTGAAGATGGGCACCAAGGTCAAGAGCATCCGGCTCGTCGGCGGCGATCACGAGGTCGACTGCAAGACCGACATGGGCGGCTTCATGCTGAAGGCCTGCTACCTGAAGAAGGTCTGA
- a CDS encoding spermidine synthase → MAEARTSYDAYVEFLSTPMSDERPFVLETQHALSLHFDHFGTQSFMSLRHPDKLTLDYTRVMMGFLLLQPAPKHICMLGLGGGSLAKYCYRHLPGAAIDAVEINPDVIALRDVFRIPADDGRFTVVCADGADYVMLEDVRTDVILLDAFVTEGIASRCADIAFFDACRERLTDAGVLVINFTDDDPALPLHLERLKAVFGASCSIVRCGDDSNFVAFAWKSGHRLPSRQVLLERARSFAFAGELELAATAGRLKQGERLDPERLAWHAQGAAHGHWTIGA, encoded by the coding sequence ATGGCTGAGGCTCGAACCTCCTACGATGCGTACGTCGAATTCCTGTCGACGCCGATGAGCGATGAGCGGCCTTTCGTGCTGGAGACGCAGCACGCGCTCTCGCTGCACTTCGACCATTTCGGCACGCAGAGCTTCATGTCGCTCAGGCATCCTGACAAGCTCACGCTCGACTATACGCGCGTGATGATGGGCTTTCTGCTGCTGCAGCCCGCTCCGAAGCACATCTGCATGCTCGGGCTCGGCGGCGGTTCGCTGGCGAAGTACTGCTACCGGCACCTGCCCGGTGCGGCGATCGACGCGGTCGAGATCAACCCGGACGTGATCGCGCTGCGGGACGTATTCAGGATTCCTGCCGATGACGGCCGGTTCACGGTGGTGTGCGCCGATGGCGCGGACTACGTGATGCTGGAGGACGTCCGGACGGATGTGATCCTGCTGGACGCTTTCGTCACGGAAGGGATCGCGAGCCGCTGCGCGGACATCGCCTTCTTCGACGCATGTCGCGAGCGCTTGACCGACGCGGGCGTGCTCGTGATCAACTTCACGGACGATGATCCGGCGCTGCCGCTGCACCTCGAGCGCCTGAAGGCCGTGTTCGGTGCGTCCTGTTCGATCGTGCGGTGCGGCGACGACAGCAACTTCGTCGCGTTCGCCTGGAAGAGCGGCCATCGTTTGCCGTCCAGGCAGGTCCTGCTCGAGCGCGCGCGCTCGTTTGCCTTTGCCGGCGAACTCGAGCTGGCCGCCACCGCCGGGCGCCTGAAACAAGGCGAGCGCCTCGATCCGGAACGGCTGGCGTGGCACGCGCAAGGGGCTGCGCACGGGCACTGGACGATCGGTGCTTGA